CCTTACTCATTAAAGCCATCATACCTTCCGGAGAACTGCCTCTCTGCAATATTTTTCGGTTCAGAGGTGCTGTTCCTGTTCCTGGAATGATGTTTAGTGCTTTTCCTCCCATCAAAGAGCTATCCGCTACCTGAAAATTAGTTCCTTCTTTCAGCAGTATTTCACTTTTGATGCTGACAGTAACAATAACCCTATCCTGGCTGGCAGCTATGCTTTTAATTCTGCCTACTTCCATTCCGCGATACATTACTTTATCGCCAATTTCCAAACCCATCACATCCGGAAAGGCAATTTGCAGTTCATACTGTGAGCTTACAGCTAAACGGCTGGTTAGCCATAAATAACCTAAAACCAGGATAATGCAGATAATAAGAGTCCAAATACCCGTTTTTATTTGCACGCTGCGCAGGTTAGGATAAAATTTCTTCATTCCCTATCAGGTCTTCAGCTGTTTCTTTTCCGCAGCAGGAAAAAGGACATTATTCAGGATTAAACGATAGCCGGGAGAATTCTTATGCAGTTCCAGGATTGTTTCCGGATCACCTACTTTATGCTGATAGTCCTCAGGATCGTGACCGCCATAAAAAGTGAAAGTGCCTTTACCAACATTGCCATGAATATATTTAACTTCGTTCTGACCAGGAACTTCCGCCAAAATAATTACACTCTTCTTCACTTTGTCTTTAAAAAAGGAAGTGGTCTGCCCTAAAAAACCGTTAATTACATTTGTATGACATTGAGTAAGCATTGTGGGCACAGGATCATACTTTGCACTGAAATCAAACAGCTGAAAATAATCTGCTTCGGGACCTCGTAAACTGGAATAATCACTGGCATCTATATCGGAAAATTCATATTCATAGGGATTGGGTCGCAAAGTAAAATTCTCAAAGGCAAAAGTGCGGGAAAAATCCAGCTTACTTTGATATTGGGGGTCTATGCCATCACCGTCAATAGCAGCATCTACAATATCTACATCTTTGGCTGCTAAAGCAATATCATAAGTATCCGTAGCTGCACACATAGCGAACATAAAACCGCCGTTTATTACATAGTTGCGTATTTTTTCCGCTACTGAATGTTTCAATTGCCAAACCTTGGCAAAACCGTGTTTAGCTGCCATTGCTTCATTTACGCGCACATCATTCTGATACCAACTGGTATTTCTATAGGAACCATAGAACTTGCCATACTGACCTGAAAAGTCCTCATGGTGCAAATGCAGCCAATCATATTCCGGAAGCTTACCTGCCAAAACCTCATCATCCCAAATCCGATCATATTCAATTTCGGCATAATCTAAAGCCATAGTTACAGCATCATCCCAGGGAAGAGCATTCGGAGGGATATAAACCGCTATTTTAGGTTCTTTTTCCAGAGCAATGCTTTCCATATTGTTTGCCTGAATTTCTGTTAAAATTGCCGCGATGGCAGAGGAGGATATATTCTCGTAACGAACCCCCCGGATATTACAGAGAGCTGTTAAATTACCCGAATCGGGAAAAAGAAAACTGCCTCCCCGATAGTTTAACAGCCACCTGCCGACAAGATGTTCTTTCAATCCGGCAAAAGCAATGCCATAAGCTTTCAGGTGATTGGTCTGGGTGTTATCCATCGGAATTAATATTTCAGCAGATACGGGCATAGCTATCCCGCTGCATAATATTGTGAAAATCAGCAGAATAGACCATTTCCCTTTCCCCCTTGCACACACCAATGCTTTTCTGAACAAGGATTCATCCTCCTTATACCGGCTTAGCATTTATAAAGCTTATTTTTAAGTCCTAAAACGCAATACTGTGCTCTGATGTCAAGATAAATCTCATCCCCACCGAAAACACTTCCCACCCAACTCTTCATTCCTTTCAGCTAAACCAATAAATTAGCCAAGGAACATAGAACAAAGCAATAAAAATGGAAATAGAAACAATCGTAGCGGCAAACTCTCTATCCAAATTTTCCAGATTGGAAAAAATAAGAGTATTAAAACCGATAGGTAAAGCAGAACAAACAGTTACTACCGTTCCGGTTATTCCTTTTAAACCCAAAAGAGCAGAAAGGGCAATTCCAATTCCCAAGCCCACGCCCATTCTAATGAAAATGGCAATTGCTGCTTTCCCGATATTACAGCGTCGGGGATTAAAATATAGCCCCAGGGCGATCATCATCAAAGGCACGGTTGGTTGCCCCAGCAAATTCAAAAAGTTTAAAGCCAGAGGAGGCATCGGCAGCCGGGATAATTTCCAGGATAGGGCAATTACCAAAGCCCATAACGGAGGCAAACGCAAGAACTTCTTCCACTCAACTTTCCCTGTTTTTCCGTTATCTCCATATTTTATGGCATTGTAATAGGTGAAAGTAAAAATCATAAAGGTATTGCCAATATCAAACAGCGACGCTCTGGCAAGTCCTTCATTGCCAAAAGCGGCAAAGAAAAAAGGCAGAGCATAAGCTGTATTCATAATCATTGTACCCACCAGAAAACTGCCGAAAGTGGTTTTCTCCATCTTCAAGTATTTTCCTGTAATGCGGGAGATGCAATACATTGAAAAAACCACGATAACAGCCGTGAAAGGAATTAATGCCATCTCCGCTTGCAGCTGAATGTTCGCAATTGCAATAATCGTTAACGCGGGTAAACAAACATTCAGCACTACCCGTAAAAGCACTGGAGCATCATCTTTAGACAATAGTTTCAGCAGTTTAAAGGCAATACCGATAAAAAAAGCCAGAATGAGGGGAATTATCTTTTCAATAAAAGGATTCATCGGGAAGGTGGAAAATAGAAGGTGCGAAACAGCAGGTTAAATTGCTCTTCCAGGTTTTGATTGTAAAGTTTATCTCTTTCGCCAAGCTCTTTCCTTTTTTGCCACGAAGGGTCTTGGGAAAGCGTTTCTTCCAGCTGCCATTTATGTTTGAATTCTCTGTTTTCCAGTTTTATTAGTGCCTCCAGCTGCTTTTGACTAAAATGATTTGCCAACCCTTTATCCAAAAGCAGTTTCGTGTTTACCTGCAAAGGATACACTTCCGCAATGCGAATAATTTTCAGCATTTCGGAACGCGAAAAATATTTCTCGCCCCCTAATTCTTTATACACCTCCATCTCTCTATCAAATCTATGACCATTAACAGATGAGAGATGGCTTGTATCCAGCCCTTCTTTTTCTATTTGCTGAATAGTTATGCGGTTGAAAGTATAAACCGTTTGCTGAAAGACAGTTTGCTCAAAAACATTCTGAACGATAAACAAAGCAATGAAAGCAAAGACAAAAGCAATCACCGGGGCAGCTATCCAAGCCAGCGAAACCTTGCCTAAGATATTGTAACGAATATTCTTGCCACCTTTCACAAGACCAATTCCCACAACCGCTCCAACGATTACTTGAGTAGAAGAAACAGGCACTAAAGGAAGGGGAGGCAAACCTATACTCAAAAGCAGATTTTGCAACCCCCGCGAGGCAAAGATAAAAAGCACAATCGCTTCAGCCGTTACAGCTATGAGAGCAGTTACAGGAGAAAGATGAAAGATGTCCTTCCCCACGGTTCGCATAACTTTTTGAGAATAGGTGTATATTCCTACAATAATTGAAATTGCACCTAAAATATAGAGCTGCTGCACCGCCGAAAGAGTAAAACCACCTAAATTAAGATCTTTGAAAGGAGTTACCGGCACAAAAACCCCAACAACATTAGCAATATTATTGGCTCCTAAAGAAAAAGCACCAAAAGCCCCAATTACAATTAAACCCAAACGCGTATAAACATCCTGCTCCAAAAGATGAATCCTACCCCTATTGATGATGGGACGAATTAAGTAGAAAAGCAAAGCAGCAATAATTCCGGAAAGCACAAAGGCAATAACCCAGCTGGAAACAATAGTTAGTAAACTACGATAATCGGTTAACCGACCTGAAAAATAGTTCCAGCCAATAATTGCACCTACAATTGTTTGGGAGGTGGAAACCGGAATGCCTGTTCTAACAATAGCGGTAATTGTTAAGGCAGCTGCCAGGGCAACTGTGAAAGCACCTCCTAAAGCATCAACACTACCCAAACGACCCAAAGTTCCGGAAGGACCGCTGCCCTCCAAAACCGCTCCTAAAAAGATGAAAATAGAGGCAATTAAAGCAGCGGTCTTGAATTTCAACATTCTGGTTTCTACCGCAGCACCAAAAATATTGCCTGTATCGTTAGCCCCTAAAGACCAACCTAAAAAAAGTCCGCTGAGTAAATAGATAAATATCATTTAGAGCTGGCGCTTAATTACATAAATGGAAAGACGGTCACAAACAACTTGTGCGTAATCCGAAATTTTTTCTATATGATTGGCAAAATAACGCAGCTGACTTTTTTGAGAGAGTTCAATATCCATATTGAATATTTCCCTCCGCAATCGTTCCCCTAAGTGATCTGCTTCGCGCTCAAAAAAATAGACCTTATGAATGTAATTATTAACGGCAGCCAGGTCTCTAAAAAAAGAACGCACCGCAAAAGAAAGCTGTTCTACAGCATTACTTGAGGACTTAGTAGTTTGCATCCACAGGTCATTTAAGCAATTAGGAATTTGGGGCAGTTCAATGGAAAACTGCACCAGCGAATCCTTAATATTATCAATAACTTCATCGGTATTTTCCAAAATAGCAAGAACATCACCTCTGTTTTCAGGAATCAGCGTGCGTTCATAAAGAAAGCGTTCAATGCTAACTCTTAAATCATCTGCCCGATGTTCATTTTCCCTTATTTGGGCAAGACGGTTTTCAAATTGGTCAATCCGGTTATTGAGATAATCTTCAATTGCCAGCTCAAAAGTGGTAGAGGAATCGCTTAAAATATCCAGAAAAGCATCAATTTGCGTTTCAATAAACCGGGTAGTTTTTAAAATTAAAGCCATCTTCTCTCCCTGAGAGTTATAATTTCATCAATTTTATGATATTAACCAGAAAAAGAGGCACTACTTTCTGTCAAGCAGGAAAATAAAAAAGGTTAGCCAGTGAAGTGAAAACCAAGCCCTCAAGACCTCCCGCCCCCAAGACCTCTCGCCCTCAAGACCTCAAGACCTCTCGCCCTCAAGACCTCAAGACCCCTCGCCCCCAAGACCTCAAGACCAAAACTGTCTTATCGCACTAACAAACGCATCAACATCTTCCCTGCAGCTAACAGTTACCCTTAAGCAATTTTGCAAACGCGGATGAGAGCCCACATCCCGCACGGCAATATCCTTCGTTAAAAGATAGCTAAAGAATTCAGGAGTTCGTTCATAAAGAGAAAAAGTGAGGAAATTGGTAGCAGAGGGATAAACCTTGATATTTTCTTTTGTCTTTAAG
The Candidatus Cloacimonas sp. DNA segment above includes these coding regions:
- a CDS encoding DUF47 family protein → MALILKTTRFIETQIDAFLDILSDSSTTFELAIEDYLNNRIDQFENRLAQIRENEHRADDLRVSIERFLYERTLIPENRGDVLAILENTDEVIDNIKDSLVQFSIELPQIPNCLNDLWMQTTKSSSNAVEQLSFAVRSFFRDLAAVNNYIHKVYFFEREADHLGERLRREIFNMDIELSQKSQLRYFANHIEKISDYAQVVCDRLSIYVIKRQL
- a CDS encoding inorganic phosphate transporter encodes the protein MIFIYLLSGLFLGWSLGANDTGNIFGAAVETRMLKFKTAALIASIFIFLGAVLEGSGPSGTLGRLGSVDALGGAFTVALAAALTITAIVRTGIPVSTSQTIVGAIIGWNYFSGRLTDYRSLLTIVSSWVIAFVLSGIIAALLFYLIRPIINRGRIHLLEQDVYTRLGLIVIGAFGAFSLGANNIANVVGVFVPVTPFKDLNLGGFTLSAVQQLYILGAISIIVGIYTYSQKVMRTVGKDIFHLSPVTALIAVTAEAIVLFIFASRGLQNLLLSIGLPPLPLVPVSSTQVIVGAVVGIGLVKGGKNIRYNILGKVSLAWIAAPVIAFVFAFIALFIVQNVFEQTVFQQTVYTFNRITIQQIEKEGLDTSHLSSVNGHRFDREMEVYKELGGEKYFSRSEMLKIIRIAEVYPLQVNTKLLLDKGLANHFSQKQLEALIKLENREFKHKWQLEETLSQDPSWQKRKELGERDKLYNQNLEEQFNLLFRTFYFPPSR
- a CDS encoding AEC family transporter; the protein is MNPFIEKIIPLILAFFIGIAFKLLKLLSKDDAPVLLRVVLNVCLPALTIIAIANIQLQAEMALIPFTAVIVVFSMYCISRITGKYLKMEKTTFGSFLVGTMIMNTAYALPFFFAAFGNEGLARASLFDIGNTFMIFTFTYYNAIKYGDNGKTGKVEWKKFLRLPPLWALVIALSWKLSRLPMPPLALNFLNLLGQPTVPLMMIALGLYFNPRRCNIGKAAIAIFIRMGVGLGIGIALSALLGLKGITGTVVTVCSALPIGFNTLIFSNLENLDREFAATIVSISIFIALFYVPWLIYWFS
- a CDS encoding asparagine synthetase B, whose product is MFRKALVCARGKGKWSILLIFTILCSGIAMPVSAEILIPMDNTQTNHLKAYGIAFAGLKEHLVGRWLLNYRGGSFLFPDSGNLTALCNIRGVRYENISSSAIAAILTEIQANNMESIALEKEPKIAVYIPPNALPWDDAVTMALDYAEIEYDRIWDDEVLAGKLPEYDWLHLHHEDFSGQYGKFYGSYRNTSWYQNDVRVNEAMAAKHGFAKVWQLKHSVAEKIRNYVINGGFMFAMCAATDTYDIALAAKDVDIVDAAIDGDGIDPQYQSKLDFSRTFAFENFTLRPNPYEYEFSDIDASDYSSLRGPEADYFQLFDFSAKYDPVPTMLTQCHTNVINGFLGQTTSFFKDKVKKSVIILAEVPGQNEVKYIHGNVGKGTFTFYGGHDPEDYQHKVGDPETILELHKNSPGYRLILNNVLFPAAEKKQLKT